One genomic window of Gavia stellata isolate bGavSte3 chromosome 7, bGavSte3.hap2, whole genome shotgun sequence includes the following:
- the NDUFB1 gene encoding NADH dehydrogenase [ubiquinone] 1 beta subcomplex subunit 1, producing MVNFAQAVRDHWVHILVPLGFVIGCYLDRRNDEKLSAFRNKSLLYRRELKPGEEATWK from the exons ATGGTGAATTTCGCCCAAGCTGTGCGTGATCACTGGGTTCACATCCTTGTTCCCTTAGGATTTGTGATTGGATGCTATTTGGACAGAAGGAATGATGAAAAACTGTCTGCCTTCAGAAATAAGAGCCTATTATATAGAAG AGAGTTGAAGCCTGGTGAAGAAGCTACATGGAAATAA
- the ATXN3 gene encoding ataxin-3, giving the protein MESIFHERQEGSLCAQHCLNNLLQGEYFSPVELSSIAQQLDEEERMRMAEGGVSSEEYRTFLQQPSVNMDDSGFFSIQVISNALKVWGLELILFNSPEYQRLGIDPINEKSFICNYKEHWFTVRKLGKQWFNLNSLLMGPELISDTYLALFLAQLQQEGYSIFVVKGDLPDCEADQLLQMIRVQQMQRPKLIGEETAQSRDQRLPRSDVDQAIEVNHPFDGTGMLDEDEENFQRALALSRQEIDMEDEEADLRRAIQLSMQGSRQSEFLDSLPQNVPQSPHTSQTDSLSSEELRRRRQVYFEKQQQQLQQQDRIPNLHDKRTLSSGTPEADPGGDMSEEDMLQAAMNMSLESVRNHLNTDEEK; this is encoded by the exons ATGGAGTCAATCTTCCATGAGCGG CAAGAAGGCTCATTGTGTGCTCAGCACTGTCTGAATAACTTGCTCCAAGGGGAATATTTTAGTCCTGTTGAGTTATCCTCTATTGCACAACAGTtggatgaggaagaaagaatgaGAATGGCAGAGGGAGGAGTGTCTAGTGAAGAATATAGAACATTTTTACAG CAGCCTTCTGTAAATATGGATGATAGTGGATTCTTCTCAATTCAA GTTATAAGCAATGCCTTGAAAGTTTGGGGTTTAGAACTAATCCTCTTCAACAGCCCAGAGTATCAGAGGCTTGGGATCGACCCTAT aaatgaaaagtcATTTATTTGTAATTATAAGGAACACTGGTTTACAGTTCGAAAGTTAGGAAAACAG TGGTTTAACTTGAACTCTCTCTTGATGGGTCCAGAACTAATATCAGATACATATCTTGCACTTTTCTTGGCTCAATTACAACAGGAAG gtTATTCCATATTTGTAGTAAAAGGTGACCTGCCAGACTGTGAGGCTGATCAACTATTGCAGATGATTCGGGTACAGCAGATGCAGCGACCAAAACTAATTGGAGAAGAGACAGCACAGTCAAGAGATCAGAG GCTACCCAGAAGTGATGTGGACCAAGCAATAGAAGTTAACCATCCTTTTGATGGAACAGGCATGTTagatgaagatgaagagaaTTTTCAGAGAGCCCTGGCTTTAAGTAGGCAGGAAATTGATATGGAAGATGAAGAAGCTGATCTTCGCAGAGCCATTCAACTCAGTATGCAAG gtAGTCGTCAAAGTGAGTTCTTGGACTCGTTACCACAGAATGTTCCTCAGTCGCCTCACACCAGTCAGACAGACTCCCTTTCTTCAGAAGAACTGCGAAGGAGAAGACAagtgtattttgaaaa GCAGCAACAACAGCTACAGCAGCAAGATCGGATCCCGAACCTACATGATAAGCGAACTCTAAGCTCAGGCACTCCAGAAGCTGATCCAg gaGGTGATATGAGTGAAGAAGACATGCTTCAAGCAGCCATGAATATGTCTCTGGAATCTGTTAGAAACCACTTGAATACAGATGAGGAGAAATga